One Salvelinus namaycush isolate Seneca chromosome 29, SaNama_1.0, whole genome shotgun sequence genomic region harbors:
- the LOC120024154 gene encoding sestrin-1-like isoform X1 — protein MRHATAATETMENNSFTVTYLYKICTHCERLSKKDVGVRIPRPLGNGPSRFIPEKEILQVSKVDPRVQSIFEDAFAALGRLDNISLVMGFHPQYLESFLRTQHYLLQMDGPLSLHYRHYIGIMAAARHQCSYLVNLHVNDFLQVGGDPKWLNGLDGAPQKLQALGELNKILAHRPWLLTKAHIEHLLKAEEHSWSLAELIHAVVLLTHYHSLASFTFGCGITPEIHSDGGHTFRSLSLSQYCVCDIANGNGHGNDLEERRGSHQVSGEVEVLMERMRQLQECRDEEEASQEEMATRFEREKTESMLVATAEDEECVQSRDVSRHFEDPSYGYKDFSRRGEHVPTFRVQDYSWEDHGYSLVNRLYPDVGQLLDEKFQMAYNLTYNTMAMHKDVDTSMLRRAIWNYIHCMFGIRYDDYDYGEINQLLDRSFKVYIKTMVCSPEKTTKRMYESFWRQFQHSEKVHVNLLLMEARMQAELLYALRAITCYMT, from the exons ATGAGGCACGCAACTGCAGCAACAGAAACCATGGAAAATAATTCATTTACAGTAACATACTTATATAAAATATGCACTCATTGTGAACGGTTAAGCAAAAAG GACGTAGGAGTTCGGATCCCAAGACCACTGGGAAATGGACCAAGTAGATTTATCCCTGAAAAAGAG ATACTTCAAGTCAGTAAAGTAGATCCGAGGGTGCAATCGATATTTGAGGACGCATTTGCTGCACTGGGTCGTCTTGACAACATCTCCTTGGTGATGGGCTTCCACCCACAGTACCTGGAGAGTTTCCTGAGAACACAGCACTACCTACTGCAGATGGATGGGCCCTTATCCCTGCACTACCGCCACTACATAGGCATCATG GCTGCGGCCAGACACCAGTGCTCCTACCTGGTCAACCTCCACGTCAACGACTTCCTCCAGGTGGGAGGGGACCCCAAGTGGCTGAATGGCCTGGACGGAGCCCCACAGAAGCTGCAGGCTCTTGGGGAGCTCAACAAGATCCTGGCCCACCGGCCCTGGCTTCTTACCAAGGCACACATTGAG CACCTGCTGAAGGCTGAAGAACACAGCTGGTCCCTGGCTGAGCTGATCCATGCTGTGGTGCTCCTCACACACTACCACTCCCTGGCGTCCTTTACCTTCGGCTGTGGCATCACCCCTGAGATCCACAGTGATGGTGGGCACACCTTCAGATCTCTCTCCCTCAGCCAGTACTGTGTCTGCGACATCGCCAATGGCAATGGGCACGGCAACGACCTGGAGGAAAGGAGAGGCAGCCATCAG GTGTCTGGTGAGGTGGAGGTGCTGATGGAGAGAATGAGGCAGCTGCAGGAGTGTCGTGATGAAGAGGAAGCCAGTCAGGAGGAGATGGCCACACGCTTCGAGAGGGAGAAGACCGAGAGCATGCTGGTGGCCACGGCAGAGGACGAGGAGTGTGTGCAGTCAAGAGACGTGTCCAGGCACTTTGAAGACCCCAGCTACGGCTACAAGGACTTTTCCAGGAGAGGAGAACATGTACCCACCTTCAGAGTGCAG GACTACAGTTGGGAGGACCACGGCTACTCCCTTGTGAACCGTCTGTACCCTGATGTTGGTCAGCTGCTGGATGAGAAGTTCCAGATGGCCTACAacctgacctacaacaccatgGCCATGCACAAAGACGTGGACACCTCCATGCTCCGCAGGGCTATCTGGAACTACATCCACTGCATGTTCGGCATCAG gtaTGATGACTATGACTATGGGGAGATTAACCAGCTGTTAGACCGCAGCTTTAAGGTCTACATTAAGACCATGGTGTGCAGCCCGGAGAAAACCACCAAACGAATGTATGAGAGCTTCTGGAGGCAGTTCCAGCACTCCGAGAAG GTCCATGTAAATCTGCTTCTTATGGAAGCGCGCATGCAGGCAGAACTGCTCTACGCTCTGAGAGCGATCACCTGCTACATGACATGA
- the LOC120024154 gene encoding sestrin-1-like isoform X2, translating into MRHATAATETMENNSFTVTYLYKICTHCERLSKKDVGVRIPRPLGNGPSRFIPEKEYLESFLRTQHYLLQMDGPLSLHYRHYIGIMAAARHQCSYLVNLHVNDFLQVGGDPKWLNGLDGAPQKLQALGELNKILAHRPWLLTKAHIEHLLKAEEHSWSLAELIHAVVLLTHYHSLASFTFGCGITPEIHSDGGHTFRSLSLSQYCVCDIANGNGHGNDLEERRGSHQVSGEVEVLMERMRQLQECRDEEEASQEEMATRFEREKTESMLVATAEDEECVQSRDVSRHFEDPSYGYKDFSRRGEHVPTFRVQDYSWEDHGYSLVNRLYPDVGQLLDEKFQMAYNLTYNTMAMHKDVDTSMLRRAIWNYIHCMFGIRYDDYDYGEINQLLDRSFKVYIKTMVCSPEKTTKRMYESFWRQFQHSEKVHVNLLLMEARMQAELLYALRAITCYMT; encoded by the exons ATGAGGCACGCAACTGCAGCAACAGAAACCATGGAAAATAATTCATTTACAGTAACATACTTATATAAAATATGCACTCATTGTGAACGGTTAAGCAAAAAG GACGTAGGAGTTCGGATCCCAAGACCACTGGGAAATGGACCAAGTAGATTTATCCCTGAAAAAGAG TACCTGGAGAGTTTCCTGAGAACACAGCACTACCTACTGCAGATGGATGGGCCCTTATCCCTGCACTACCGCCACTACATAGGCATCATG GCTGCGGCCAGACACCAGTGCTCCTACCTGGTCAACCTCCACGTCAACGACTTCCTCCAGGTGGGAGGGGACCCCAAGTGGCTGAATGGCCTGGACGGAGCCCCACAGAAGCTGCAGGCTCTTGGGGAGCTCAACAAGATCCTGGCCCACCGGCCCTGGCTTCTTACCAAGGCACACATTGAG CACCTGCTGAAGGCTGAAGAACACAGCTGGTCCCTGGCTGAGCTGATCCATGCTGTGGTGCTCCTCACACACTACCACTCCCTGGCGTCCTTTACCTTCGGCTGTGGCATCACCCCTGAGATCCACAGTGATGGTGGGCACACCTTCAGATCTCTCTCCCTCAGCCAGTACTGTGTCTGCGACATCGCCAATGGCAATGGGCACGGCAACGACCTGGAGGAAAGGAGAGGCAGCCATCAG GTGTCTGGTGAGGTGGAGGTGCTGATGGAGAGAATGAGGCAGCTGCAGGAGTGTCGTGATGAAGAGGAAGCCAGTCAGGAGGAGATGGCCACACGCTTCGAGAGGGAGAAGACCGAGAGCATGCTGGTGGCCACGGCAGAGGACGAGGAGTGTGTGCAGTCAAGAGACGTGTCCAGGCACTTTGAAGACCCCAGCTACGGCTACAAGGACTTTTCCAGGAGAGGAGAACATGTACCCACCTTCAGAGTGCAG GACTACAGTTGGGAGGACCACGGCTACTCCCTTGTGAACCGTCTGTACCCTGATGTTGGTCAGCTGCTGGATGAGAAGTTCCAGATGGCCTACAacctgacctacaacaccatgGCCATGCACAAAGACGTGGACACCTCCATGCTCCGCAGGGCTATCTGGAACTACATCCACTGCATGTTCGGCATCAG gtaTGATGACTATGACTATGGGGAGATTAACCAGCTGTTAGACCGCAGCTTTAAGGTCTACATTAAGACCATGGTGTGCAGCCCGGAGAAAACCACCAAACGAATGTATGAGAGCTTCTGGAGGCAGTTCCAGCACTCCGAGAAG GTCCATGTAAATCTGCTTCTTATGGAAGCGCGCATGCAGGCAGAACTGCTCTACGCTCTGAGAGCGATCACCTGCTACATGACATGA